One window of the Synergistaceae bacterium genome contains the following:
- the rapZ gene encoding RNase adapter RapZ: MEKTKEGVRQCIIVTGMSGAGKTTTLKVLEDEGFFAIDNIPPLLLPQLFHLLSDHRAATEMGIAVTIDVRSDRLPDDFTKAVALMKEITSNVTVLFLTASEEALLSRFEQTRRRHPLGENLSVQEGIRRERLLLAPVLEKADLVLDTSLMDPQQYRKYLIGEFGRRQGSVSLMLSSFGFKHGVPQDSNYVFDVRFLPNPFYVAELKLLSGMDEAVREYLKSFSETGEFLTSCTQFLDFVIPRYLNTGKSLLHVAMGCTGGRHRSVAVVEWLFEHYRDIPGGISVNHRDLSKLQVF, encoded by the coding sequence ATGGAAAAAACAAAAGAAGGCGTCCGGCAGTGCATTATCGTCACGGGGATGTCCGGGGCTGGAAAAACCACGACGCTCAAGGTTTTGGAAGATGAGGGTTTTTTTGCCATAGACAACATTCCCCCCCTGCTTCTGCCTCAGCTTTTTCATCTTTTATCGGACCACAGGGCGGCCACGGAAATGGGCATCGCCGTCACAATCGACGTGCGAAGCGACCGGCTTCCGGATGATTTTACGAAGGCCGTGGCGCTGATGAAGGAGATCACCTCCAATGTGACGGTTCTTTTTCTGACCGCCTCGGAGGAGGCTTTGCTCAGCCGTTTCGAGCAGACCCGACGCCGTCACCCTCTGGGAGAGAACCTGTCGGTTCAGGAGGGCATACGCAGGGAACGCCTTTTACTGGCGCCGGTTCTGGAAAAGGCGGACCTGGTGCTGGACACCTCGCTCATGGATCCCCAGCAGTACCGCAAATATCTCATCGGCGAGTTCGGACGCAGACAGGGCAGCGTTTCTCTGATGCTCTCCTCTTTTGGGTTCAAGCACGGGGTTCCTCAGGACAGCAATTACGTGTTCGACGTGCGTTTCCTTCCCAATCCGTTTTACGTGGCGGAACTGAAGCTCCTTTCGGGCATGGACGAGGCCGTTCGGGAGTATCTGAAATCTTTTTCGGAAACTGGAGAATTTTTGACCTCCTGCACGCAATTTCTCGATTTCGTCATTCCCCGTTACCTCAATACGGGCAAGTCCCTGCTCCACGTGGCCATGGGATGCACGGGAGGGCGGCATCGATCGGTGGCCGTCGTGGAGTGGCTTTTCGAGCATTACAGGGATATTCCCGGAGGAATCAGCGTGAACCACAGAGACCTTTCGAAACTGCAGGTATTCTGA
- a CDS encoding response regulator transcription factor, producing the protein MKILIVEDEPAIADVIGAYATREGYQTRWAADGEQALEFWAREPFDLVLLDLMLPKLSGEEVCRNIRSASAVPIIMLTARGSENDVIAGLDAGADDYVVKPFSPRILMARIRANLRKNGETQGDLKNIIKIGSRIEVDPNRVEIRKDGRPVSATRNEFLIFSTLATPPIRTWSRDDIIRVALGDEYDGFDRTVDTYIKNLRKKLAEPGCENGWIQTVHGFGYKIDDTRPE; encoded by the coding sequence ATGAAAATACTGATCGTGGAAGATGAACCCGCCATCGCTGACGTGATCGGGGCCTACGCCACCCGCGAAGGGTATCAGACCCGATGGGCCGCGGATGGCGAACAAGCCCTCGAATTCTGGGCCCGGGAACCCTTCGACCTGGTGCTGTTGGACCTCATGCTTCCAAAACTTTCCGGCGAGGAGGTCTGCCGGAACATCCGTTCCGCCTCCGCCGTCCCCATCATCATGCTGACGGCCCGGGGGAGTGAAAACGACGTCATTGCCGGTCTCGACGCCGGCGCCGACGATTACGTGGTCAAACCTTTCAGCCCCCGAATCCTCATGGCCCGCATCCGGGCCAACCTCCGCAAAAACGGCGAAACTCAGGGAGATTTGAAAAATATTATAAAGATAGGTTCCCGAATCGAGGTGGACCCCAACCGTGTGGAGATCCGTAAAGACGGACGCCCTGTATCGGCCACCCGCAACGAATTTCTGATTTTCTCCACACTCGCCACGCCTCCCATCCGAACCTGGTCCCGGGACGACATTATCCGCGTCGCTCTGGGAGACGAGTACGACGGGTTCGACCGCACCGTGGACACCTATATCAAAAACCTCCGCAAAAAACTTGCCGAACCGGGCTGTGAAAACGGGTGGATACAGACCGTTCACGGATTTGGTTATAAAATCGACGACACCCGACCGGAATGA
- a CDS encoding HAMP domain-containing protein: MKIKHSLRAHLLLLYVLLALLSGILVPMASIYITLEEFRGYLQERKKYDIREIAGSLISLYQEENFWDPTRVRDVLRQASRMPMMSLALYNADRRRVFPANPGEGGPPPILPPEPEHREREGSKAGPGERTLRSGFNRIPLEHEGKPIGTLIVALPPMPGKGEMLFVKRLGIYAIEGAALMVALACALGFFVAGDLSRPVLRAAEQAQRISRGNYDAPPEKPSGILEMDALSESVKELGRALDGQEKLRQRLMVDIAHELRTPLTVIKSQLEALADGVWDASPERLGLCVTEIDRLSELIAEVERLSNLEGETLSLQMEERNLGDFLWKILDSFEQLFARSGITLIRKFPEKKQIMVNIDSGRFRHVIENLLSNAVRYTEKGGTVTLSLDASEENAKIDIEDSGMGIEPKDLPHIFERFYRADASRTRGTGGRGVGLSIARAAVEAHGGSISVRSEPGRGSTFTVLLPRI; encoded by the coding sequence ATGAAAATCAAACATTCCCTGCGAGCCCACCTGCTGCTGCTCTACGTTTTACTGGCCCTGCTCTCGGGCATTCTCGTCCCCATGGCCAGTATATACATTACCCTGGAGGAATTCAGGGGATATTTACAGGAACGGAAGAAATACGATATCCGAGAGATCGCCGGTTCCCTGATTTCTCTTTATCAGGAGGAAAATTTCTGGGACCCCACCCGGGTTCGGGACGTCCTGCGTCAGGCCTCCAGAATGCCCATGATGAGCCTGGCCCTCTACAATGCGGACCGACGTCGGGTGTTCCCGGCAAATCCCGGCGAGGGAGGGCCTCCTCCCATTCTGCCCCCGGAGCCGGAGCACCGCGAAAGAGAGGGCTCGAAAGCGGGTCCGGGTGAAAGAACGCTCCGGAGCGGCTTCAACAGGATTCCCCTCGAACACGAGGGAAAGCCCATTGGAACGCTGATCGTCGCCCTGCCCCCGATGCCCGGAAAAGGCGAGATGCTGTTCGTGAAACGCCTCGGAATCTACGCCATAGAAGGGGCTGCACTTATGGTGGCCCTGGCCTGCGCTCTGGGATTTTTCGTGGCGGGAGATCTCAGCCGTCCCGTGCTTCGAGCCGCGGAGCAGGCGCAGCGCATCAGCCGGGGGAACTACGACGCGCCTCCGGAAAAACCCAGCGGCATCCTGGAGATGGACGCGCTTTCTGAAAGTGTGAAGGAGCTGGGGCGCGCGCTGGACGGACAGGAAAAACTGCGTCAGCGTCTCATGGTCGACATCGCCCATGAACTGAGAACCCCTCTGACGGTCATCAAATCCCAGCTCGAAGCTCTGGCAGACGGCGTATGGGACGCATCTCCGGAGCGGCTGGGGCTCTGCGTGACGGAAATTGACCGCCTGAGCGAGCTGATCGCGGAGGTGGAGCGGCTGTCGAACCTTGAGGGAGAAACCCTCTCCCTTCAAATGGAAGAACGGAACCTGGGGGATTTTCTGTGGAAAATACTGGACTCCTTCGAACAGCTTTTTGCCCGGTCCGGAATCACGCTGATCCGAAAATTTCCGGAAAAAAAGCAAATTATGGTGAATATCGACTCCGGACGTTTTCGTCACGTCATCGAGAATCTCCTGTCCAACGCCGTGCGTTACACAGAAAAGGGCGGGACGGTGACCCTGAGCCTCGACGCCTCGGAGGAAAACGCCAAAATCGACATCGAGGACTCCGGCATGGGAATCGAACCGAAGGACCTGCCTCACATTTTCGAACGGTTCTACCGCGCCGACGCATCCAGAACACGGGGGACCGGAGGCCGCGGCGTGGGGCTGTCCATTGCCCGGGCGGCGGTGGAAGCCCACGGCGGCTCCATTTCCGTCCGAAGCGAGCCCGGCAGGGGCAGCACCTTCACGGTCCTTCTGCCGCGAATCTGA